One window of the Spea bombifrons isolate aSpeBom1 chromosome 8, aSpeBom1.2.pri, whole genome shotgun sequence genome contains the following:
- the LOC128502949 gene encoding non-structural maintenance of chromosomes element 3 homolog isoform X1: MAGLINMTQPRRRGRPSAHRDASLLQDEDVEMEDDSIYQTQSASQVQKNLAKHSPEQINLKVGEVVQYLLIRDQKKLPIKRADIVKNVIKEYKDVYPEIFQRAKNSLRQVFGFQLEEIDTKNHVYVLVNRLDRLQGDGMKVDDNTAKLGLLTVILSLIFMKGNTVKESVIWETLRRLRIDHGEKHDDFGDVRKLVTDEFVKQKYLEYNKILHTDPLEYEFCWGPRAYKETSKMKILEFVSMIQNKDPKSWSTQYKEAQEPAVAPSQSTGR; the protein is encoded by the exons ATGGCGG GTCTAATAAACATGACTCAGCCACGGAGACGGGGCCGGCCCAGTGCTCACCGGGATGCCTCTCTTCTCCAG GATGAAGATGTGGAGATGGAAGATGACTCTATCTATCAGACACAGTCAGCATCACAGGTGCAGAAGAACTTGGCCAAACATTCTCCAGAGCAAATCAACCTTAAG GTGGGTGAGGTAGTACAGTACCTCTTGATAAGAGACCAGAAGAAGCTGCCTATAAAGCGGGCAG ATATTGTAAAAAACGTTATAAAGGAATACAAAGATGTGTACCCTGAAATATTTCAACGTGCCAAGAATTCTCTGCGGCAG GTGTTTGGTTTTCAGCTGGAAGAGATAGACACTAAGAACCACGTATATGTTCTTGTCAACAGATTGGATCGCTTGCAAGGTGATGGAATGAAAGT GGATGACAACACAGCGAAACTGGGTTTGCTCACAGTAATACTCAGCCTCATCTTTATGAAAGGGAATACCGTGAAAGAGT CTGTTATCTGGGAAACGCTGAGGCGTCTGCGCATTGACCATGG GGAGAAGCATGATGACTTTGGAGATGTGCGGAAGCTCGTAACTGATGaatttgtaaaacaaaa GTACTTGGAGTATAACAAAATACTTCATACAGACCCACTGGAGTATGAATTCTGCTGGGGTCCCAGAGCTTACAAAGAGACCTCCAAAATGAAAATCCTAGAATTTGTCTCCATG ATTCAGAACAAAGACCCTAAATCGTGGTCCACGCAGTACAAAGAAGCACAAGAACCAGCGGTAGCCCCATCGCAGTCTACAGGACGTTAG
- the LOC128502949 gene encoding non-structural maintenance of chromosomes element 3 homolog isoform X2 produces MTQPRRRGRPSAHRDASLLQDEDVEMEDDSIYQTQSASQVQKNLAKHSPEQINLKVGEVVQYLLIRDQKKLPIKRADIVKNVIKEYKDVYPEIFQRAKNSLRQVFGFQLEEIDTKNHVYVLVNRLDRLQGDGMKVDDNTAKLGLLTVILSLIFMKGNTVKESVIWETLRRLRIDHGEKHDDFGDVRKLVTDEFVKQKYLEYNKILHTDPLEYEFCWGPRAYKETSKMKILEFVSMIQNKDPKSWSTQYKEAQEPAVAPSQSTGR; encoded by the exons ATGACTCAGCCACGGAGACGGGGCCGGCCCAGTGCTCACCGGGATGCCTCTCTTCTCCAG GATGAAGATGTGGAGATGGAAGATGACTCTATCTATCAGACACAGTCAGCATCACAGGTGCAGAAGAACTTGGCCAAACATTCTCCAGAGCAAATCAACCTTAAG GTGGGTGAGGTAGTACAGTACCTCTTGATAAGAGACCAGAAGAAGCTGCCTATAAAGCGGGCAG ATATTGTAAAAAACGTTATAAAGGAATACAAAGATGTGTACCCTGAAATATTTCAACGTGCCAAGAATTCTCTGCGGCAG GTGTTTGGTTTTCAGCTGGAAGAGATAGACACTAAGAACCACGTATATGTTCTTGTCAACAGATTGGATCGCTTGCAAGGTGATGGAATGAAAGT GGATGACAACACAGCGAAACTGGGTTTGCTCACAGTAATACTCAGCCTCATCTTTATGAAAGGGAATACCGTGAAAGAGT CTGTTATCTGGGAAACGCTGAGGCGTCTGCGCATTGACCATGG GGAGAAGCATGATGACTTTGGAGATGTGCGGAAGCTCGTAACTGATGaatttgtaaaacaaaa GTACTTGGAGTATAACAAAATACTTCATACAGACCCACTGGAGTATGAATTCTGCTGGGGTCCCAGAGCTTACAAAGAGACCTCCAAAATGAAAATCCTAGAATTTGTCTCCATG ATTCAGAACAAAGACCCTAAATCGTGGTCCACGCAGTACAAAGAAGCACAAGAACCAGCGGTAGCCCCATCGCAGTCTACAGGACGTTAG